From one Lactiplantibacillus paraplantarum genomic stretch:
- a CDS encoding peptidoglycan D,D-transpeptidase FtsI family protein, with product MKLFKKITINRDPNKSHIPFRLNFLFFIVFLLFAALIAQLAYLQVDYGQKFRSTVNSANNTTATGNVQRGSIYDSTGRVLVGNKSHQAIQYTKGLSVASTKMYEVANKLGEYLTIPTDTLTDRNLADYYLAGAANLKSVAKKVKTSSDDDVLYAREVAYAEKHIINNLTATQKNAAAIYYKMSSAYSLSTVNIKSTGVTSTELAEIGEHQSEMPGVKVGTSWTRSYPNGTDLSSVLGTVTTEKQGLPSDSIKTLLAEGYSRDDSVGQSQLEKQYENVLRGTKSQTEVKTQDGVIQKEIKKYGGQKGDNVQLTINSKFQKKVQSIIMSEAKTVGSGNAYSPGAYAVVMNPSTGAIYALAGASRNLSTGKVTENALGTINQSFVMGSVVKGATVMGALQDGVITPTNSTLTDTPIKLAGTASKSSWFNKNGGTSLSLNASTAMEVSSNSYMMQLAMKEGNFSYASGKALTMSNSVFSKLRGYFNEFGLGVKTGIDLPGEASGYQGSSAQKDIGKALDLSYGNYDAYTTIQLAQYIATMANGGRRIAPHIVSAITGTKANGSQGVVKTNVKPRVLNTIDVPSSYFDVVHQGYWDVVHGTSTYKTGSALENLSPAVAAKSGTAETFHGTTSTETLSLVTYAPYKNPKVVIAIAFPGITATSGAYNTTTATQIYKAFWKYYNK from the coding sequence TTGAAATTGTTTAAGAAAATTACGATAAATCGTGATCCCAACAAGTCGCATATTCCATTTCGGCTGAATTTCTTGTTTTTTATTGTTTTCTTGTTATTTGCTGCGTTGATTGCGCAGTTAGCTTACTTACAAGTTGACTACGGACAGAAATTCCGAAGCACAGTGAATTCGGCCAATAATACGACGGCTACGGGCAACGTTCAACGGGGATCGATTTATGATTCAACCGGTCGGGTCTTAGTGGGAAATAAATCTCACCAAGCGATTCAATACACGAAGGGGCTGTCAGTTGCGTCAACTAAGATGTATGAAGTAGCGAATAAGTTAGGCGAGTACTTAACCATTCCAACCGATACATTGACGGATCGTAACTTGGCTGATTATTACTTAGCGGGGGCGGCGAATTTAAAGTCGGTTGCTAAGAAGGTCAAAACGTCTAGCGATGATGATGTTTTGTACGCACGGGAAGTCGCTTATGCTGAAAAACACATCATTAATAATTTAACGGCTACGCAAAAAAATGCGGCGGCGATTTATTATAAGATGAGTTCAGCTTATTCCTTATCAACAGTCAACATTAAATCAACTGGTGTGACCAGTACGGAGCTTGCTGAAATCGGTGAGCACCAATCTGAAATGCCAGGGGTCAAGGTTGGGACAAGTTGGACCCGAAGTTACCCTAATGGGACCGACTTGAGTAGTGTGCTTGGAACGGTCACGACTGAAAAGCAAGGATTGCCTAGTGATAGCATTAAGACGTTACTAGCAGAAGGTTATTCTCGTGATGATTCAGTTGGCCAAAGTCAATTGGAAAAACAGTACGAGAATGTCTTGCGTGGAACTAAGTCGCAGACGGAAGTTAAGACGCAGGATGGGGTCATCCAAAAGGAAATCAAGAAGTATGGTGGCCAAAAGGGTGACAACGTCCAACTAACGATCAACTCGAAGTTCCAGAAAAAGGTTCAAAGCATCATTATGTCCGAGGCCAAAACGGTAGGTAGTGGTAATGCCTATTCACCAGGAGCCTATGCTGTTGTAATGAACCCCAGTACGGGTGCCATTTATGCATTAGCTGGTGCTAGCCGTAATCTGTCGACTGGTAAAGTGACTGAAAACGCCCTTGGGACGATCAACCAATCATTCGTTATGGGGTCAGTTGTTAAGGGCGCCACGGTTATGGGGGCGTTACAAGATGGGGTTATTACGCCAACGAATAGTACTTTGACTGATACGCCAATTAAATTAGCTGGGACGGCTTCCAAGTCGTCATGGTTTAATAAGAATGGTGGGACGAGTTTGAGCTTGAATGCCTCGACTGCCATGGAAGTTTCTTCTAACTCTTATATGATGCAATTAGCCATGAAGGAAGGTAACTTCAGTTATGCATCTGGCAAAGCACTGACGATGTCTAATTCGGTCTTCTCCAAACTGCGTGGTTACTTCAATGAATTTGGGTTAGGTGTTAAGACTGGGATCGACTTGCCAGGTGAAGCCTCAGGGTACCAAGGTTCTTCGGCACAGAAGGATATTGGTAAAGCATTAGACTTGTCCTACGGGAACTATGATGCTTATACGACTATTCAGTTAGCGCAATACATTGCAACGATGGCGAATGGTGGTCGGCGGATTGCCCCACACATCGTTTCGGCTATTACTGGGACCAAAGCTAATGGGTCTCAAGGGGTCGTTAAGACTAATGTTAAACCGCGGGTCTTAAATACCATTGATGTTCCATCTTCGTACTTTGACGTTGTGCACCAAGGATATTGGGATGTGGTTCATGGGACTAGCACTTATAAGACTGGGAGCGCACTGGAGAACCTGTCACCAGCCGTTGCCGCCAAGTCTGGGACTGCTGAAACGTTCCACGGCACCACTTCTACCGAAAC